The genomic window ACGAGATGGCGCCCTTGTAGAGCGTCGCCGTCCAGTTGAAGACCTTGACCGCCGACGGGATGGCGACCGAGAAGCTCAGGAACGAGAACACCATCGCGGCATAGGTCGAGATGCCGGAGACGAACATGTGGTGCGCCCACACGATGAACCCGAACACCGCGATCGCCAGCGACGAGAACGCCACGAAGCTGTAGCCGAAGATGGTCTTCTTCGAGAAGGTCGAGATCAGCTCGCTCTGCACGCCGAGCGCCGGCAGGATCATGATGTAGACGGCCGGGTGCGAGTAGAACCAGAACAAGTGCTGGAACAGCACCGGGTCGCCGCCGCGGGCCGGGTCAAAGATGGCGAAGCCGAAGGCGCGCTCGACGAACAGCATCACGATGGTGATGGCGATGACCGGCGTGCCGAGCACCTGCACCAGGCTGGTGGCGTAGTGCGCCCACACGAACAGCGGCAGGCGGAACCAGGTCATGCCGGGGGCGCGCATCCGGTGGATGGTGACGATGAAGTTGAGGCCGGTGAGGATCGACGAGAACCCGGCGATGAAGACGCCGAGGGCGACCGGCACGACGTTGCTGTTTGACCCGGTCGCGCTATAGGGCGTGTAGAAGGTCCAGCCGGTGTCGACGCCGCCCGCCAGCATCGCATAAAGCGTGAACACGCCGCCGATCCAGTAGATATAGAGGCTGAGCAGGTTGATCCGCGGGAACGCCAGGTCCTTGGCGCCGATCATCGGCGGAATCAGGAAGTTGCCGAGCACCGCCGGAATCGACGGGATCAGGAAGAAGAACACCATGATCACGCCGTGCGCGGTGAAGAACTTGTTGTAGGTGTCGGCGGAGACGAAGTCGCCCTGCGGCGTCGCCAGCTCGAGGCGGATGCCGACGGCGAACAGGCCGCCGAGGAAGAACATCACCGAGATCGAGATCAGGTACATGATCGCGATCCGCTTGTGGTCCTTGGTCAGCAGCCACGACGCCAGGCCGTGACCGTTGTTCAGGTAGTTCCGCTCGGGAATCTTGAGCTTGTCCAACATGGCTTACTTCTTCTCA from Acidobacteriota bacterium includes these protein-coding regions:
- the ctaD gene encoding cytochrome c oxidase subunit I, which produces MLDKLKIPERNYLNNGHGLASWLLTKDHKRIAIMYLISISVMFFLGGLFAVGIRLELATPQGDFVSADTYNKFFTAHGVIMVFFFLIPSIPAVLGNFLIPPMIGAKDLAFPRINLLSLYIYWIGGVFTLYAMLAGGVDTGWTFYTPYSATGSNSNVVPVALGVFIAGFSSILTGLNFIVTIHRMRAPGMTWFRLPLFVWAHYATSLVQVLGTPVIAITIVMLFVERAFGFAIFDPARGGDPVLFQHLFWFYSHPAVYIMILPALGVQSELISTFSKKTIFGYSFVAFSSLAIAVFGFIVWAHHMFVSGISTYAAMVFSFLSFSVAIPSAVKVFNWTATLYKGAISFETPMLYAYGFMGLFAIGGLTGLFLATLGMDIHLHDTYFVVAHFHYIMVGGAIMGYMGGLHFWWPKITGRMYSEFFSRIAAILVFVGFNLTFLPQFVVGYLGMPRRYHSYPDEMQVLNVMSSAGASVLGLGYALPVIYLLWSLKKGEVAGPNPWGASGLEWRTQSPPLTENFIEVPIVEHEAYEYEHVVAKEKHLV